A genomic stretch from Armatimonadota bacterium includes:
- a CDS encoding GNAT family N-acetyltransferase, which yields MKVVKPDIVYRQAFLRMLDDYLMNDPDNVGGYALAATNFEKYLRSLEDEETGFNLLPGIVAGSHRWLLDSAGEIVAVVRTRYTIDTPFLNSVGGHIGYDVAPSQRGKRYSIAALSAGLDEARRVGLDRVMVCADAENTRSCRTIERCGGVLEMEFLSEHWPIPVRRYWFELSGTSDAPDVQSHH from the coding sequence ATGAAGGTTGTTAAGCCGGACATCGTGTATCGCCAAGCCTTCCTGCGGATGCTGGACGACTACCTGATGAACGACCCCGACAACGTGGGCGGTTACGCCCTGGCGGCGACCAATTTCGAAAAGTACCTCCGCTCGCTGGAGGACGAAGAAACCGGATTCAACCTCCTGCCCGGCATCGTGGCCGGGTCTCACCGGTGGCTTCTTGATAGCGCCGGCGAGATCGTCGCCGTGGTCCGCACTCGGTACACCATCGACACACCGTTTCTGAACTCGGTTGGCGGCCATATCGGCTACGATGTCGCCCCTTCTCAGCGAGGCAAGCGGTATTCGATTGCCGCCCTTTCTGCGGGTCTGGACGAGGCCCGCCGAGTCGGTCTCGACCGGGTCATGGTCTGCGCCGACGCCGAAAACACTCGCTCTTGCCGCACGATCGAGCGGTGCGGCGGCGTCCTAGAAATGGAGTTCTTGTCCGAACATTGGCCCATCCCCGTGCGTCGATACTGGTTCGAGCTGTCCGGCACGAGCGACGCACCCGATGTTCAAAGTCATCACTGA
- a CDS encoding M20/M25/M40 family metallo-hydrolase: MAIVDSLELLQELVSLPGPAGQEDQVREALIQHLVKLGITSQVDPKGNLIVRLGKGEKAKVVVTAHMDEIALYVKQILPDGSLKVASLGGIFPWKLGEGPVTILASGTPLEAVLGFGSIHTESNLSAAKRAKTDAVTWDMATVMTGLTPESLKKKGVRLGTRVVVSPSRRTLTRFENFVAGYFLDDRADLVSWLLALAEMKDEPLDVAFVATTSEEVGGEGAQYYLAHEQPDFCVALELGPQVPDAPVAISARPTVWVMDGYAAMPPFLGETLDRVSEQTGIGLQYQALSRGGSDASCSAARGLCAHPITLGLPMENSHGYEVIHTESMNALAELTVAVVRDLFK, translated from the coding sequence CTGGCAATCGTGGATTCTCTCGAGCTATTGCAGGAACTCGTCTCGTTGCCCGGACCGGCGGGACAGGAGGACCAGGTTCGCGAAGCGCTGATTCAGCACCTGGTGAAGCTCGGGATCACCAGTCAGGTCGATCCGAAGGGGAACCTGATCGTGCGGCTGGGCAAGGGTGAGAAGGCGAAGGTGGTCGTTACCGCCCACATGGATGAGATCGCGCTGTATGTGAAGCAGATCCTGCCGGACGGAAGCCTTAAGGTCGCTTCGTTGGGGGGCATTTTCCCGTGGAAGCTTGGCGAAGGTCCGGTGACAATTCTGGCGTCCGGAACGCCGTTGGAGGCGGTGCTGGGGTTCGGCTCAATTCATACCGAGAGCAACCTAAGCGCGGCGAAACGCGCCAAAACCGACGCAGTAACCTGGGACATGGCGACGGTGATGACCGGGCTGACGCCGGAGTCGCTCAAGAAGAAGGGGGTCCGTTTGGGAACGCGGGTGGTGGTGTCGCCGAGCCGACGAACGTTGACCCGATTCGAGAATTTTGTGGCGGGATACTTCCTCGATGATCGAGCCGATTTGGTTTCTTGGCTGTTGGCCCTGGCCGAGATGAAGGATGAGCCGTTGGACGTCGCGTTTGTCGCGACGACCTCCGAAGAAGTCGGCGGGGAAGGGGCGCAGTACTACTTGGCCCACGAGCAACCCGACTTCTGCGTCGCGCTGGAATTGGGGCCGCAGGTGCCGGATGCGCCGGTGGCGATTTCGGCAAGGCCGACGGTCTGGGTCATGGACGGCTATGCGGCGATGCCTCCGTTCTTGGGCGAGACGCTGGACCGCGTGAGCGAGCAGACCGGAATTGGATTGCAGTATCAGGCTCTGTCGCGTGGCGGAAGCGACGCCTCCTGCTCGGCGGCGCGAGGACTTTGCGCCCATCCGATTACGCTCGGTTTGCCGATGGAAAACAGCCACGGTTACGAAGTGATCCACACGGAATCGATGAACGCGCTGGCGGAACTGACGGTGGCCGTCGTTCGCGACCTATTCAAATAG
- a CDS encoding redoxin domain-containing protein, whose product MERSRTVAHSVSIMSVHARVLLVSASVSAVALASAILPSDGDVAMSPAEAKPLKVGVSIPDSNLKTLDGKATTLKEALGGKPTVLVFYRGGWCPFCNMHLAELGQVQADIIKRGYQIVAISPDTPAELNKTMEKHDLTYKLLSDSTAETMKKFGVAFRLDDKTFGMYKDKYHIDLERSSGGMTHHILPVPSVFLVDKSGKIIFAHSNPDYKVRMKGAEILKAIDENM is encoded by the coding sequence ATGGAACGAAGTAGAACTGTTGCGCATTCTGTATCCATCATGTCTGTGCACGCACGAGTTTTGCTCGTCTCTGCCTCTGTCTCCGCCGTTGCTCTCGCATCGGCCATCTTGCCCAGCGACGGCGACGTCGCAATGAGTCCGGCCGAAGCCAAGCCGCTGAAGGTCGGGGTCTCGATACCCGATTCAAACCTGAAGACCCTCGACGGCAAAGCCACTACGTTGAAGGAAGCGCTGGGCGGCAAACCGACCGTCCTGGTTTTCTACCGTGGCGGTTGGTGCCCGTTCTGCAACATGCACCTGGCCGAGCTTGGACAGGTACAAGCCGATATCATCAAGCGCGGCTATCAGATCGTCGCGATTAGCCCGGATACGCCCGCCGAGTTGAACAAGACGATGGAGAAGCACGACCTGACTTACAAGCTGCTTTCGGATTCGACGGCCGAAACGATGAAGAAGTTTGGGGTTGCGTTCCGGCTCGACGACAAGACGTTTGGAATGTACAAAGACAAGTACCATATCGACCTTGAGAGGTCGTCGGGCGGGATGACGCACCACATTCTGCCGGTGCCATCGGTGTTCCTTGTCGATAAGTCTGGGAAGATTATCTTCGCCCATTCGAATCCGGACTACAAGGTTCGGATGAAGGGGGCGGAGATTTTAAAAGCGATCGACGAAAACATGTAG
- a CDS encoding helix-turn-helix domain-containing protein, which produces MAKDSLANFLKNRRAKVDPASLGLSATRRRTPGLRREEVAQRANVSVTWYTWLEQGRGGVPSSEVLEGIAAALDLSPAEREHLFLLAQQRLPEMPVAQVPCVSAQLQQVLDSMPYSPAIVKTAWWDVVAWNQAALAVLTDYSAVPPEERNILRMLFCGSHARRQMPEWESHARFAVAVFRAETARAGAPKQAEQLVRELRKLSPEFEAMWLDHEVRNYGEGTKHLHHSIVGPISVHYSSFLVDGQPDLGLVIFTPATSADVKSIRRLLEAKSGSSNE; this is translated from the coding sequence ATGGCGAAAGATTCCCTGGCTAATTTTCTGAAGAACCGACGTGCCAAGGTCGACCCCGCATCGCTTGGACTCTCGGCAACGCGACGGCGCACGCCCGGTCTGCGACGCGAGGAGGTCGCCCAGCGAGCCAACGTCAGCGTGACTTGGTATACATGGTTGGAGCAGGGGCGAGGTGGAGTTCCTTCATCCGAGGTATTGGAGGGAATCGCAGCCGCGCTCGATCTCTCGCCCGCCGAACGCGAACACCTTTTCCTGCTGGCCCAACAGCGGTTGCCCGAAATGCCGGTCGCCCAGGTGCCTTGCGTATCTGCCCAGCTTCAACAGGTGTTGGACTCGATGCCGTACAGCCCGGCGATCGTCAAGACCGCGTGGTGGGACGTGGTCGCCTGGAACCAAGCGGCTTTGGCCGTCCTCACCGACTACTCGGCGGTGCCGCCCGAGGAGCGAAATATTCTGCGGATGCTGTTCTGCGGCTCCCACGCCAGACGGCAAATGCCAGAATGGGAAAGCCACGCCCGGTTCGCCGTCGCGGTGTTTCGGGCCGAGACTGCCCGAGCCGGAGCGCCCAAGCAAGCCGAACAACTCGTCCGCGAACTCAGGAAGCTCAGTCCTGAGTTCGAAGCCATGTGGCTCGACCATGAGGTGCGGAATTACGGCGAGGGAACCAAGCATCTCCACCACTCGATCGTCGGCCCGATCTCGGTGCATTATTCGTCGTTCTTGGTGGACGGTCAGCCTGACCTTGGGCTGGTTATTTTCACTCCAGCGACGAGCGCCGATGTCAAGTCGATCCGGCGACTTTTGGAAGCGAAAAGCGGTTCTTCGAACGAGTAA
- a CDS encoding alcohol dehydrogenase catalytic domain-containing protein, whose product MSILGRACLLEEPGAPAVVREVTVDDPVGDEVLIKVVASGVCHTDLTVKNLNGNGMSFPIVLGHEGAGYVEKVGENVTHLKPGDPVVIAYRAPCGQCPACLKGDPRHCYMALRPGSRIKRASDGAVCSQVLRCGTFATHTVVHGKAAIKMPDAMPLDKACLIACGVVTGVGAALNTTPVERGSRVAVVGCGGVGLSVIQGARLAGAKQIIAIDINPTKLQWAKDFGATHLVNAKEVDPLKAVRELTEDGWDGGVEFAFEATGIPMCIEQAVKMLSYGGTATTIGFPAQNDSVNLNLGDMATGVYWNKAALRVCHCGDTLPSHDFPMLADLYLKGQLNLDQMVTRKISLDEVEDAFHEMETGDVIRSVIIL is encoded by the coding sequence ATGTCTATCCTTGGCCGAGCGTGTTTGCTCGAAGAACCCGGCGCGCCTGCGGTCGTGCGCGAAGTTACCGTCGACGATCCGGTCGGCGACGAAGTTCTGATTAAGGTTGTTGCGAGCGGGGTGTGTCACACCGACCTGACGGTGAAGAACCTTAACGGCAACGGCATGTCGTTTCCGATTGTTTTGGGCCACGAAGGCGCAGGTTACGTCGAGAAAGTTGGCGAGAATGTCACTCACCTGAAGCCGGGTGACCCGGTAGTGATCGCCTATCGCGCGCCATGCGGCCAATGCCCAGCGTGTTTGAAAGGCGACCCTCGGCACTGTTACATGGCGCTCCGACCTGGTTCTCGAATCAAGCGCGCCAGCGATGGAGCCGTGTGCTCGCAAGTTCTGCGATGCGGGACTTTTGCGACTCATACAGTTGTTCATGGCAAGGCCGCCATCAAGATGCCGGATGCCATGCCGCTGGATAAGGCGTGTCTGATCGCGTGCGGCGTCGTCACCGGTGTGGGGGCGGCGCTGAATACGACGCCGGTTGAGCGAGGTTCGCGCGTGGCCGTTGTGGGATGCGGTGGCGTTGGGCTGAGCGTGATTCAGGGCGCGCGCTTGGCGGGCGCAAAGCAGATCATCGCTATCGACATAAATCCGACCAAGCTTCAGTGGGCGAAAGACTTTGGCGCGACGCACCTGGTGAACGCGAAGGAAGTCGACCCGCTGAAGGCGGTGCGGGAGCTGACCGAGGACGGATGGGATGGCGGAGTAGAGTTTGCGTTCGAAGCGACGGGCATTCCGATGTGCATCGAACAGGCGGTGAAAATGTTGTCGTACGGCGGCACCGCTACGACGATCGGCTTCCCGGCTCAGAACGATTCGGTGAACCTCAATTTGGGCGACATGGCGACCGGCGTTTACTGGAATAAAGCGGCGTTGCGGGTCTGCCATTGTGGCGACACGTTGCCTTCACACGATTTTCCGATGCTCGCCGACCTGTATCTCAAGGGGCAACTGAACTTGGACCAAATGGTGACGAGGAAAATTTCGCTCGACGAAGTGGAAGATGCCTTTCACGAGATGGAAACGGGAGACGTCATCCGCTCGGTCATCATTCTGTAA